In Thamnophis elegans isolate rThaEle1 chromosome 13, rThaEle1.pri, whole genome shotgun sequence, one DNA window encodes the following:
- the NODAL gene encoding nodal homolog, which yields MPSRFTSIQKRAYWTLAFLNLLVSCQPAVTGFSPQRAEEPSAATPVRLRHHRAAYPAVYMLHLYRSLLAGHHLGQSTAEASALKESDSILSLVARNSFQFGDHWDFSFDMTSISPSYDIKLAQLRVHLLTFSQSRNITVHIYHSHNYTCYGNQTCTDKMFLGSFMTSLSLNHSPWKVFNITSLLHLWLHQGMPSGIEIPEVPQQDWEEGNIFEDNSNPTAGAFQDKDTHNNSREDEKHFVHNGPDRALLVIFSKDKEPAEPSQGPSLIKTVEMSKHVLFDNATKEAGGRRHRRNRKQKQRIKSNALQSSKWAEEGRSPCKRVDMMVDFDKTGFGSWIVHPKKYNAYRCEGECPSPVDETFKPTNHAYVQSLLKVYQPNRVPCPSCAPIRLSPLSMLYHEKGRIRVRHHEDMVIEECGCN from the exons ATGCCTTCCAGATTCACTTCGATCCAGAAGCGGGCTTATTGGACCCTGGCGTTCCTCAACCTGTTGGTCAGTTGCCAGCCTGCCGTTACCGGCTTCTCCCCGCAGCGAGCTGAAGAGCCCTCCGCCGCAACCCCTGTCCGCCTCCGGCACCACAGAGCCGCGTACCCGGCGGTGTATATGCTGCACCTCTACCGTTCCCTGCTTGCCGGCCATCACCTGGGTCAGTCCACTGCCGAAGCCTCGGCTTTGAAAGAATCCGACTCTATCCTCAGCCTGGTGGCTCGAA ATTCATTCCAATTTGGGGACCACTGGGACTTCTCCTTTGACATGACTTCCATCTCACCCAGCTACGATATCAAGCTGGCACAGCTCCGGGTTCATCTACTGACTTTCTCTCAATCTAGAAATATCACTGTGCATATTTATCACAGCCACAACTACACATGTTATGGGAATCAGACTTGCACAGATAAGATGTTTCTTGGTTCCTTTATGACTAGCCTCTCCCTCAACCATTCACCCTGGAAAGTCTTCAACATCACTAGCTTATTACATCTTTGGCTCCACCAAGGGATGCCATCAGGCATTGAGATTCCAGAAGTCCCACAGCAAGACTGGGAAGAGGGGAATATATTTGAGGACAATAGTAACCCAACAGCAGGTGCGTTCCAGGATAAGGATACCCATAATAATTCTAGAGAGGATGAGAAGCATTTTGTCCACAATGGGCCTGATAGAGCACTCTTGGTGATCTTCTCCAAAGATAAGGAACCCGCGGAGCCTTCACAGGGTCCAAGTCTCATTAAAACTGTAGAGATGTCCAAGCATGTTCTGTTTGATAATGCAACCAAAGAAGCTGGAGGACGTCGCCATCGTaggaacagaaaacaaaaacaaagaattaaATCGAATGCTCTCCAATCCTCCAAGTGGGCAGAAGAAGGCAGATCTCCATGCAAAAGAGTCGATATGATGGTGGATTTTGATAAGACTGGCTTTGGAAGCTGGATAGTGCATCCCAAGAAGTATAATGCCTATCGATGTGAAGGAGAATGTCCATCACCTGTCGATGAGACCTTCAAACCAACAAATCATGCTTATGTTCAG AGCTTGCTGAAGGTATACCAGCCTAACCGAGTGCCCTGCCCATCCTGTGCACCAATCAGGTTAAGTCCATTGTCCATGCTGTATCACGAGAAGGGAAGAATAAGAGTCCGTCATCATGAAGACATGGTAATTGAAGAATGTGGCTGCAACTAA